GCCGCTTTGCTTGATCAAATCGATGTTGATGGTCATTTTGGAGTCTCCTGAATGCATCTTGCCCAATTGGCGACTGTGAGTATCTGGCTTCGGGGCGATGGCTTCCTTGATCTTGGTCAAGATTTTTCGGCATATCTGCAGCTGCCCCGAGGTAGGTGCCGGGTGTCGGGAGCGGCAGCATGACGGAAGACCTTTTGCCCTATGCTGCCCGACTGCGACAGCAGCCGCTTTTTGCAGTCTGGTCGCCGTCCCAGTTGGAGACGTTGCTCGGCGAATGTCGGCTCCATGCGTGCGAGAACGGAGATTTGCTGTTCATCGAAAAGGATCCGGCAGAGCAGTTTTACTTTTTGGATGCCGGAGTTGTCGAGTTGCTGAGTACGAGCGCTGAGGGCAAGGAGAAGGTGGTCGAGATCATGCAAGCGGGCGACCTCTTTGCGGAAGCTGTAGCGTTCATGGGGGAAGATACCCGGTCACGGCCAGATGCCAGGGTAAAACCAGAGTGTTACAAATCCCTTTTTTGCCATTTGTCGGTATTCTTGAGGGCGACCCGCGTCTCATGCGACGCATCCTTGGTCAATTGAGCATGCGGCTACATTTTCTGGTCAAAGAGATTCGCATGCGCAGCATCGAGTCTGCCGATACAAGAATATGCAATTATTTGCTGGAATTATCGGATGCATCGGAAGAAACCGGACAATTCCAGCTGCCAGCAAAAAAAGTCAGTGTTGCTGCGCGATTGGGAGTTACTCCCGAAACCCTCTCCCGTGTTCTGCGCAGGCTGAAAGAAGCTGGAGCTATCGATATGCGAGATAAAACCATCACGGTCTTAGACCGCCGTAAACTTCTGGAGGCAGGGTTAAGATAGGAGGTAATTGACCACTTTGTCTTCGGTCGGAATTTGTGCTTCTTCGAAAATATGAACGACCACTTCCGCTGAATTGTGTTGAAAAACTCTCTATTTTCAGAGCA
This sequence is a window from Acidithiobacillus sp. AMEEHan. Protein-coding genes within it:
- a CDS encoding cyclic nucleotide-binding domain-containing protein yields the protein MTEDLLPYAARLRQQPLFAVWSPSQLETLLGECRLHACENGDLLFIEKDPAEQFYFLDAGVVELLSTSAEGKEKVVEIMQAGDLFAEAVAFMGEDTRSRPDARVKPECYKSLFCHLSVFLRATRVSCDASLVN
- a CDS encoding helix-turn-helix domain-containing protein, yielding MRSIESADTRICNYLLELSDASEETGQFQLPAKKVSVAARLGVTPETLSRVLRRLKEAGAIDMRDKTITVLDRRKLLEAGLR